A window of the Nitrosopumilus ureiphilus genome harbors these coding sequences:
- a CDS encoding type IV secretory system conjugative DNA transfer family protein: MGSDKWRLGNSKKQNGQLDQTKEFLDTANKLRCSLVTVPVSINEKTAIIAAGGIVGTGIRSFELWWDGQKRELSLVLVAEKYDLDSFKQSFSNMYPNAGFADLGVVTPNWFDKNENYQIFDIGTYHGHYAAVFDQARAHEIITQISNTIQISKFAWIQFTFKYHNFTKFFLRHVARLNKKFAEISSKKYVSTKDLIFNPYKVPGNHPELQSDFYNNYNTLLKHSTTKMQGSHALMSIRGLIQSDHELDLNFDEIESMPVESIISNHERLTKYKYRHGDFFTSNPKKQKHIKIGKNKTKKQRIDIFPSRLLPDPAPCIYNALDVYFEKGIFGYRDRKPLPFLILNPSEIPLFIHLPTPTIPNIKTTRSVMVPQQWSGKMGISLGLFKRGDATALGRKLGDIFGQLVKSSDAHASVVSTDDFSRHMYAVGATGTGKTSLIRLISKHLEMLNLDGTFPNSFIYLDPKGDDSFKFFQQCQKESIDAKHVHFLDPSLTKFSINPLELPLHIPQEREQVVSRYVGYFMEIVKEWYGQNQVFVQMERIFRALLYYLYTGNDAPTFLDIHNIVTRIQEDGEDILQEIFHSIGKPDSEMKQALESIASMRGDSFTPLLNRVEQFATDPILKQIFCVPHGTVNFTDLISPGHYTVVRVSALNIPHHVQPLAIQAFIIKLWFTIQERAAKVPDEKDRTQVVLALDEFQIVKNLQVLPLILSHARSYRLGLILAHQTTAQINDKLLEEITGNCGTQFAGKVSGRDARRIAQIWDPQFSKEIQQQLASQEDFHWTIKMRAEPGIEQPAPAQFWLHYPPKLNMDDKQRDEFIEDQRQKYGYGIVEGSFLNKALSQNIRWYRNLSVEFREKPEWYVLLILRHDALNLKSITEQYLDGTTARDQVKKILRSLMRKKLVICTDSRKTLYTISKQAYSTYFDYSFEDIGTANDIELLASDIAEMYLKKKHFVAVANQKVKKGKLRTDLVAYHYESDTPISVEIESYSEVESHPEHVLLNMKKWPDLGFKRCHIWSRNPKLQRIYDAKLSDKEKKLVTALVYKPMK, encoded by the coding sequence ATGGGTTCAGATAAATGGCGACTAGGCAATTCCAAAAAACAAAACGGCCAGCTGGACCAGACAAAAGAATTCCTGGATACCGCAAATAAACTCCGATGTTCTCTGGTAACTGTGCCTGTCTCCATTAATGAGAAAACTGCAATAATTGCAGCTGGTGGGATTGTTGGTACTGGAATTCGCTCCTTTGAATTGTGGTGGGATGGACAAAAAAGAGAACTCAGCTTGGTTCTGGTTGCAGAAAAATATGATCTTGATAGTTTCAAGCAATCATTTTCCAACATGTATCCTAATGCTGGTTTTGCAGATCTTGGAGTTGTCACTCCTAACTGGTTTGATAAAAATGAGAACTACCAAATTTTTGACATTGGGACATATCACGGTCACTATGCTGCAGTCTTTGATCAAGCCAGGGCACACGAAATAATCACTCAAATCTCAAACACAATCCAGATTTCAAAATTTGCATGGATTCAATTCACTTTCAAATACCACAACTTTACCAAATTTTTCTTAAGGCATGTTGCACGATTAAATAAAAAATTTGCAGAAATCTCAAGCAAAAAGTATGTCAGTACAAAGGATTTGATATTCAATCCATACAAGGTACCTGGCAATCACCCAGAACTTCAAAGCGATTTTTACAACAACTACAATACATTGCTAAAACATTCAACAACAAAGATGCAGGGTTCTCATGCACTGATGAGTATTAGGGGATTGATTCAAAGTGATCATGAATTGGACTTGAATTTTGATGAAATAGAATCAATGCCAGTTGAGAGCATCATCTCAAACCATGAACGTCTTACGAAATACAAATACAGACACGGTGATTTTTTCACATCAAATCCAAAAAAACAAAAACATATCAAGATTGGAAAAAACAAAACAAAAAAACAAAGAATTGATATTTTTCCATCAAGACTATTGCCTGACCCTGCCCCTTGCATCTACAATGCTCTTGATGTGTACTTTGAGAAGGGAATTTTTGGTTACCGTGACAGAAAACCACTGCCCTTTTTGATTTTGAATCCGTCAGAGATTCCGCTATTCATTCACTTACCAACTCCTACAATTCCAAACATAAAGACCACGAGAAGTGTAATGGTGCCGCAACAATGGTCTGGAAAGATGGGAATTTCACTAGGATTATTCAAAAGAGGCGATGCTACAGCATTGGGCAGAAAACTAGGGGATATTTTTGGCCAACTAGTGAAATCAAGTGATGCACATGCTTCAGTAGTTTCCACTGATGATTTTTCAAGACACATGTATGCCGTAGGTGCAACAGGCACTGGAAAGACCTCTCTGATTAGACTCATCTCAAAGCATCTTGAAATGCTGAACCTTGATGGTACATTTCCGAATTCCTTTATCTATCTGGATCCTAAAGGCGATGACTCATTCAAGTTTTTCCAGCAGTGCCAAAAAGAATCCATTGATGCAAAACATGTACATTTTCTTGATCCTAGTCTTACTAAATTTTCAATCAATCCATTGGAGTTGCCTTTACACATTCCTCAAGAAAGAGAGCAAGTAGTATCAAGATATGTGGGTTATTTTATGGAAATTGTAAAGGAATGGTACGGACAAAACCAAGTCTTTGTTCAGATGGAGAGAATATTTCGGGCCCTACTGTATTATCTTTATACTGGAAATGATGCGCCTACATTCCTTGATATCCACAACATTGTAACTCGAATACAAGAAGACGGTGAGGATATACTACAAGAGATATTTCACTCGATTGGAAAACCAGATTCTGAAATGAAGCAGGCCCTTGAATCAATAGCTTCTATGAGGGGAGATTCATTTACACCATTACTTAACAGGGTTGAACAATTTGCGACAGATCCGATACTAAAGCAGATTTTTTGTGTGCCTCACGGAACTGTGAATTTTACAGACTTGATTTCTCCTGGCCATTATACCGTTGTAAGGGTCTCTGCATTGAACATACCTCACCATGTACAGCCATTGGCAATACAGGCATTTATCATAAAATTGTGGTTTACGATTCAAGAAAGAGCTGCAAAAGTACCTGATGAAAAAGACCGAACCCAAGTAGTATTAGCTTTGGATGAATTTCAGATTGTAAAAAACTTGCAGGTATTGCCGCTAATTCTGTCTCATGCTAGGTCTTATCGTCTTGGATTGATTCTTGCACATCAGACAACAGCACAAATCAATGACAAATTATTAGAAGAGATTACAGGTAACTGTGGAACCCAGTTTGCAGGAAAAGTCTCAGGTCGTGATGCTAGAAGAATCGCTCAGATATGGGACCCTCAGTTCTCAAAAGAAATTCAGCAACAATTGGCATCCCAAGAAGACTTTCACTGGACTATTAAGATGCGCGCAGAACCTGGCATAGAGCAGCCAGCACCTGCACAATTTTGGTTGCATTACCCGCCAAAACTAAACATGGATGATAAACAAAGAGATGAGTTCATCGAAGATCAGAGGCAAAAATATGGATATGGTATAGTTGAGGGCTCATTTTTGAACAAGGCACTCTCTCAAAATATTAGGTGGTATAGGAATCTGTCAGTAGAGTTTCGAGAAAAGCCTGAGTGGTATGTCCTGTTGATTCTAAGACACGATGCACTGAACCTCAAGTCCATTACAGAGCAATATCTTGATGGAACAACTGCACGTGATCAAGTAAAGAAGATACTTCGTTCGTTGATGAGAAAGAAGCTTGTCATCTGCACTGATTCAAGAAAAACACTCTACACAATTTCAAAGCAAGCTTACTCTACATATTTTGATTACTCCTTTGAGGATATTGGAACTGCCAACGACATTGAACTATTGGCCTCTGATATTGCAGAGATGTATCTAAAGAAAAAACATTTTGTAGCTGTAGCAAATCAAAAGGTGAAAAAAGGCAAGCTACGCACTGACCTCGTAGCATATCACTATGAGTCTGACACTCCAATCTCAGTTGAAATTGAATCATACAGCGAGGTTGAGAGTCATCCTGAACATGTGTTGCTAAACATGAAAAAATGGCCCGATCTTGGTTTCAAGCGTTGCCACATATGGTCTAGAAATCCGAAACTTCAAAGAATCTATGATGCCAAACTAAGTGATAAAGAAAAAAAGTTAGTTACAGCACTAGTCTACAAACCTATGAAATGA
- a CDS encoding type II toxin-antitoxin system HicB family antitoxin, with the protein MNNMETRKFTIQVIKSSEGGYTGRCLELPAAISEGDTLEELEANMKEVVSLILESIEEKTKPDQKIIIEITN; encoded by the coding sequence ATGAATAACATGGAAACACGAAAATTCACCATACAAGTAATCAAATCATCAGAGGGAGGATACACAGGACGATGCCTTGAATTGCCTGCAGCAATTAGTGAAGGAGACACATTAGAGGAATTAGAAGCAAACATGAAAGAAGTAGTTTCACTAATCCTAGAATCCATTGAGGAAAAAACCAAACCAGATCAAAAAATCATCATTGAGATTACAAATTGA
- a CDS encoding universal stress protein, which translates to MGDNFSFDSILVPYNATSGAKRGLMAAMDLAEKIDGQITLITCIESSSLASFFRKNKKDEFEKERKIIQDELENIEYDTKKLKKPLKHVILKSSFAPDTIAEYAEENKIGLVVIGQTKILPTEEKYHERMAQYLLRGLSCPILIVK; encoded by the coding sequence GATAATTTTAGTTTTGATTCTATTTTGGTTCCATACAATGCTACCTCTGGTGCAAAACGAGGATTAATGGCTGCAATGGATCTTGCAGAAAAAATTGATGGACAAATCACATTAATCACATGTATTGAATCTTCGTCACTTGCATCTTTTTTTAGAAAAAACAAAAAAGATGAATTTGAAAAAGAGAGAAAAATTATCCAAGATGAGTTAGAAAATATTGAATATGACACAAAAAAACTAAAAAAACCGCTAAAACATGTTATTCTGAAATCTTCTTTTGCTCCAGATACAATTGCTGAATATGCAGAAGAAAATAAGATAGGATTAGTTGTTATAGGACAGACCAAAATATTGCCTACTGAAGAGAAATATCATGAAAGAATGGCACAGTATCTCTTACGAGGTTTAAGTTGTCCTATTTTAATTGTTAAATAA
- a CDS encoding type II toxin-antitoxin system HicA family toxin, whose translation MRLQIESKKPQLARCHKGIKQIRYSVNRQRGSHIILQNKNGNIVPVPRHSPIKESTLKLILEQAEISKDDFLKYI comes from the coding sequence TTGAGATTACAAATTGAGTCTAAAAAACCACAATTGGCTAGATGTCATAAAGGCATTAAGCAAATTCGGTATTCTGTAAACAGGCAAAGAGGAAGTCACATAATATTACAAAACAAAAATGGGAACATAGTTCCAGTACCAAGACATTCTCCAATCAAAGAATCAACACTAAAACTCATACTAGAACAAGCTGAAATCTCAAAAGATGATTTTCTAAAATACATCTAA